A part of Solicola gregarius genomic DNA contains:
- a CDS encoding CGNR zinc finger domain-containing protein yields MRAEFPDFRLGNVLATSFTATLTERHGDAVERIPTPQRLVDWLAVSGLAVDSCTTAQLERSWELRESIHAAATATATHDSLPASALRTINDCSIQGGAAAVLTPERHRQWRLSSASRVEDALSVIAADAISIIAGERDGRMALCASPTCQAAFFDTSQSRTRKWCDMNTCGNRQKKARFNAKQRKSPASAQ; encoded by the coding sequence ATGCGTGCAGAGTTCCCTGACTTCCGACTCGGCAACGTGCTGGCGACCAGCTTCACGGCGACTCTGACGGAGCGTCACGGCGACGCTGTGGAGCGCATTCCCACGCCGCAGCGACTCGTCGACTGGCTGGCAGTGAGCGGCCTCGCCGTGGACTCCTGCACCACCGCCCAGCTCGAACGCAGTTGGGAACTGAGGGAGTCGATTCACGCCGCCGCGACGGCGACCGCGACCCACGACTCACTCCCTGCGTCTGCCCTCCGCACCATCAATGACTGCAGCATTCAGGGTGGGGCCGCGGCTGTCCTGACGCCCGAGAGACATCGGCAATGGCGACTGAGCTCGGCTTCCCGCGTAGAAGATGCCCTCAGCGTGATCGCCGCCGACGCGATCAGCATCATCGCGGGCGAGCGAGACGGAAGGATGGCCTTGTGCGCGTCGCCGACTTGCCAAGCCGCCTTCTTCGACACCAGCCAGAGTCGCACCCGCAAATGGTGTGACATGAACACGTGCGGGAATCGTCAGAAGAAGGCGCGCTTCAATGCGAAGCAGCGCAAGAGCCCCGCATCGGCGCAGTGA
- a CDS encoding GNAT family N-acetyltransferase — protein MSDTERVVEIRGSRVTLARFRTSDFDAVHAFASDPVVCQFTTWGPNTAEDTHAFIAEATARMNDGYLLAVVLDEDVVGSAAVWTTSQGDRTGEFGYTIRRDCWGRGLGTEAATLLMRLGFDRLGLERLAATCAPDNIGSIRVLEKAGLRREGLLRGHVLLRGQRRDSLVFGRLVTDT, from the coding sequence ATGTCGGACACCGAGAGGGTCGTGGAGATTCGCGGGTCGCGCGTGACTCTTGCCCGGTTTCGGACGAGCGACTTCGACGCGGTGCACGCGTTCGCGTCGGACCCCGTGGTCTGCCAGTTCACGACATGGGGACCCAATACCGCCGAGGACACACACGCGTTTATAGCCGAGGCGACCGCACGGATGAACGACGGTTACCTCCTTGCGGTCGTCCTTGATGAGGACGTGGTCGGCTCGGCGGCCGTCTGGACTACCAGCCAAGGCGACCGGACAGGAGAGTTCGGGTACACAATTCGCCGCGACTGCTGGGGCCGCGGCTTGGGAACCGAAGCGGCGACGCTGCTGATGCGGCTCGGATTCGACCGCCTGGGATTGGAGCGCCTGGCTGCGACGTGCGCACCGGACAACATTGGTTCCATCCGGGTCCTGGAGAAGGCGGGCCTGCGCCGCGAGGGACTTCTCCGTGGACACGTCCTACTCCGGGGTCAACGGCGGGACTCTCTCGTCTTCGGGCGTCTCGTCACGGATACGTGA